The Carassius gibelio isolate Cgi1373 ecotype wild population from Czech Republic chromosome B14, carGib1.2-hapl.c, whole genome shotgun sequence genome has a segment encoding these proteins:
- the LOC127971318 gene encoding sterile alpha motif domain-containing protein 3-like gives MSKPAQLRVILADHDVRKVVLPSGIPETVNDLHSVIRDTFYIARDFSLHYKDVDFDEFFTLYSTTDLKDKDTIKVVFLQDQEPVITLNLTDVTNTDVTNMTDQPCEEHYVDDTASVSTDDTLILSSEDSPGHRSKRWPAQFSIPSFSGLTEIQIQSANERFKKYGTLLTTKDLIPLLPDILGKLAEAIYEYTAYPSSLQIGEVAEALTQKHPCLKEPGSFNGSYGWAQRLKYKMNNFRSKLRGLGCPEVKVNSLKRKQTYDQYPAKNLKKPKKAEVNYLPPHAQGESTASLEKERVELLSEMMKRDNSKVVAQKMAKTFSLRREEIVKEVPAISDCMKRWPALFTEAQISEEFKRITTVSLESTFLAKLDQCTPKLMALTQSKGGAAGLKIRHIKDMLLEDNTVERRREIAIRCLIVYLGEKEEDLFKQYRDVEELDADLAMQVMKIAIIGDGRATIVVEGTKILQGIDVARSCALLMGVIYALNLSYPKQLKFTFEAFQKLCLELDGQKASSKVMNLKYGIF, from the exons ATGTCAAAACCGGCTCAACTCCGAGTGATCCTTGCAGATCATGATGTCCGTAAAGTTGTACTACCATCTGGAATCCCTGAGACAGTGAATGACCTTCACTCAGTCATTCGTGACACATTTTACATTgccagagacttcagtcttcactATAAAGATGTTGATTTTGATGAGTTTTTCACCCTTTATTCTACAACTGACCTCAAGGATAAGGACACAATCAAGGTTGTGTTTCTCCAGGACCAGGAGCCTGTAATAACTTTAAACTTAACTGATGTGACCAACACTGATGTGACCAACATGACTGATCAGCCTTGTGAGGAGCACTATGTTGATGACACCGCATCTGTGTCAACCGATGACACACTGATTCTCTCATCTGAAGATAGTCCAGGCCACCGTTCCAAGCGCTGGCCTGCTCAGTTTTCAATTCCCAGCTTTTCTGGCCTCACAGAGATCCAAATTCAGTCAGCCAATGAGCGCTTCAAAAAATATGGGACTCTTCTCACTACAAAAGATTTAATTCCACTACTCCCAGACATCCTTGGAAAACTAGCGGAGGCTATTTATGAGTACACTGCTTATCCATCTAGTCTGCAGATCGGTGAGGTTGCAGAGGCCCTCACTCAAAAGCATCCCTGCCTCAAAGAACCAGGTTCCTTTAATGGGTCCTATGGATGGGCGCAGCGCCTGAAATATAAGATGAACAATTTCAGAAGCAAACTTCGAGGTCTTGGCTGCCCTGAAGTTAAGGTGAACTCACTCAAGAGAAAACAAACATATGACCAGTATCCGGCAAAGAATCTGAAAAAACCAAAGAAGGCTGAGGTGAACTACCTACCCCCTCATGCTCAAGGTGAATCTACTGCAAGTTTGGAAAAAGAGAGAGTGGAGCTCCTAAGTGAAATGATGAAAAGGGACAACTCAAAGGTGGTAGCTCAGAAAATGGCCAAGACGTTCAGCCTTCGTCGGGAGGAAATAGTGAAAGAGGTCCCTGCCATCAGTGACTGCATGAAGCGCTGGCCTGCACTTTTTACTGAAGCACAG ATAAGTGAAGAATTTAAGAGGATAACAACAGTTAGCCTTGAATCAACCTTTCTGGCCAAGCTTGACCAATGCACCCCAAAATTGATGGCCTTGACTCAATCAAAAGGAGGAGCTGCAGGCCTGAAGATAAGGCACATTAAGGACATGCTTCTTGAG GACAACACAGTTGAAAGGCGGAGAGAAATTGCCATTCGCTGCCTCATAGTCTATCttggagagaaggaggaggacCTTTTCAAACAGTATCGT GATGTGGAGGAGCTCGACGCAGACCTTGCGATGCAAGTGATGAAGATTGCCATCATCGGTGATGGGCGTGCAACCATCGTAGTAGAGGGAACCAAGATCCTGCAGGGGATTGATGTCGCCAGATCCTGTGCTTTGCTGATGGGGGTAATCTATGCTCTTAACCTTAGCTATCCCAAGCAGTTGAAATTTACCTTTGAGGCATTCCAGAAGCTCTGCCTTGAGCTCGATGGACAAAAAGCCAGCTCTAAAGTAATGAATCTCAAGTATGGTATTTTCTAG